TTTTGACGTATTGATAGAAGAAGCTGGCGTTGCTCTACGCGGTTCATTCTTGATAGACAAAGACGGTACAGTTCGCCACGCGGTAGTTAACGATCTTCCACTTGGTAGAAACATCGATGAGATGGTAAGAATGGTTGATACAATGCTATTTACTAACGAGCACGGCGAAGTTTGTCCAGCAGGTTGGAACAAGGGCGACGCAGGTATGAAGCCTAGCACAGAAGGCGTTGCTAACTACCTTGGCTCAAATGCCGACAAACTATAAAATTTAAACAAAGAGGTCACTTGACCTCTTTAACACTTTCTTCAACTAAAATTATAAATTTTTAATTTTGCAAAAAAACAAACCCCGATATGATATAATCCATCATTAAATTTAACCACGGAGAATCACATGGAGTTTAAAGGAAGGCAAGAGCTTGTGATTGCTTGTGAAGAGAGCATTTTAACACTCAAAAACCACTTCATACATACTAGTATAGAATTTTGCAAACACGAAAACATCTTTATATCACGAGAGAGAAAGCAGGCGATATTTGAGGATATCTTTGACTCGCTTTTGCTTCTACGCCCGGATGCAAACAAGCTTTATGACGAACTTAGCGAGATAATCAAAGATGAAAAAATACGAGAAAACTACATAAATTTCTCTATGTTAGGTCTTGTTTTAAATTTCAATAAACTACCAAATGTCCAAAACTACGTAGGCTTTTTTGTAAACGCCATCGAGCGAATGAAACAAACCCTTAGCAAGCTAAGCACAACAAAAGAGCTAACATATGATGTTCCAAATTTAAACACAAGTTCTTTCTTTTTTGAAAATACCATAGACACACTTTCTCGCATGAAAAATGCAAACAAAAAACCGGAATTTCTAAATTTATATGACGGTGTTAATATCAAAAACGAGGCCGAAATTTTAAAAGTTCACGAAGATAGCGTTGTTTTTGGCATGGATGTCATGCAAATTCTGGCCATGAAACAAGAAGGAAGCGGATTTATATTGCCAAATGAATTTTTCCCACAACACATAAAAGCTGACATCGTTGATTTT
This is a stretch of genomic DNA from Campylobacter sp. RM6914. It encodes these proteins:
- a CDS encoding PilZ domain-containing protein; amino-acid sequence: MEFKGRQELVIACEESILTLKNHFIHTSIEFCKHENIFISRERKQAIFEDIFDSLLLLRPDANKLYDELSEIIKDEKIRENYINFSMLGLVLNFNKLPNVQNYVGFFVNAIERMKQTLSKLSTTKELTYDVPNLNTSSFFFENTIDTLSRMKNANKKPEFLNLYDGVNIKNEAEILKVHEDSVVFGMDVMQILAMKQEGSGFILPNEFFPQHIKADIVDFSTINKTVTLANFTRISKMNANLRKHQRVHPNRFTKVTLKNQISQLDGNLYDISDGGLSVLSSNIGDFRQGDSLEANFELLMPKTNKIYNVSIKPILITELAYKGCIRYCLQIPQDQSSDIVHEFTTARVEETLEELKAHMDLYK